Proteins found in one Anopheles aquasalis chromosome 3, idAnoAquaMG_Q_19, whole genome shotgun sequence genomic segment:
- the LOC126576964 gene encoding uncharacterized protein LOC126576964 isoform X1 yields MPKFTPYIKVKARKLIPETKMKKTSIVLLIILCNQIESSFLDIQDLTNNPGMFAIQIGTARIIEDYHLVIHRFDIGKYESIVQQYKNIIYELDEKFKTIKANSNKQQTLADSKQISDITNILKQKYEQTYSMVRNFKPIASKPKRAIDILGTVIKTITGNLDHNDYVDLSNKIDVLRLSTNKLITENNAQITINSEFEQRLNNITDAARTQAQEIHDFIRLSNFKSNDLGEIQQKIHLHNVIFSLDNIREQLNVIFESVQLAKLGILSKALLFPTEMNFIMNILLEEGLKIKSYDQAYEYLEPIAIHHNHQIHLLIKIPKLRSGSYSMLRIEPIPINQSVIHVQSKYAVINKHESYLIDKFNLIEGEYILKQINLQNVTNNQCEHQLFRANHSKCVFTQHDNYMEVTIIENYGVLIKNAQLTTFGNTCGYGKRNLTGTFFVYFKNCTISVDKTQYGNKQMEFEEQPKVIPLNSIVIETNGMHFDAFQNMTKLHIDNREKITKLEKTNTTLIVQHATSLFIIIILILLTAWCSLLKIHNLRKRVTITVKPQLTRDGSI; encoded by the exons ATGCCAAAATTCACCCCTTACATTAAAGTAAAAGCGAGGAAACTAATCCCCG AGACAAAGATGAAGAAAACATCGATTGTTCTATTAATCATCTTATGCAACCAAATCGAAAGCTCCTTCTTGGACATTCAAGATTTAACGAACAACCCTGGAATGTTTGCGATTCAAATAGGAACAGCCCGAATTATTGAAGACTATCATCTTGTTATACACAGATTTGATATTGGCAAGTACGAATCAATAGTACAGCAATATAAAAATATCATATATGAGTtagatgaaaaatttaaaactatCAAAgccaattcaaacaaacaacaaacattagCAGATTCCAAGCAAATATCAGACATCACAAATATTCTGAAACAAAAATATGAGCAAACCTATTCCATGGTCAGAAATTTCAAACCAATAGCTTCAAAACCTAAAAGAGCTATTGACATCTTAGGAACTGTTATTAAAACAATAACAGGAAACTTAGATCATAACGATTATGTAGACCTATCGAACAAAATTGATGTATTGCGTCTATCCACTAATAAACTAATAACGGAGAATAATGCGCAAATCACAATCAACAGCGAATTCGAGCAACGTCTGAACAACATAACGGATGCAGCAAGAACACAAGCACAGGAAATCCATGATTTCATCCGTTTATCCAACTTCAAATCTAATGATCTAGGTGAAATTCAACAGAAAATTCATTTGCACAATGTCATTTTCAGCCTTGATAACATTAGAGAACAACTTAACGTTATCTTCGAGTCTGTGCAACTAGCAAAACTTGGGATACTATCAAAGGCATTGCTTTTTCCAACAGAAATGAACTTTATAATGAACATACTTTTGGAAGAAGGACTTAAGATAAAAAGTTACGATCAAGCTTACGAGTATTTGGAACCAATAGCAATCCACCACAATCATCAGATACACTTGCTgataaaaattccaaaacttCGATCCGGCAGTTACTCTATGTTGAGAATTGAACCGATtccgatcaatcaatcagtgATACATGTACAATCTAAATACGCTGTTATAAACAAACACGAATCTTATTTAATAGACAAGTTCAACCTGATTGAAGGCGAATACATTCTAAAACAGATCAACCTACAAAATGTTACCAACAACCAATGCGAGCATCAACTGTTCCGTGCCAACCATAGTAAATGTGTATTCACACAACACGATAACTATATGGAAGTTACAATTATCGAAAACTATGGAGTACTTATTAAAAATGCTCAATTAACAACTTTCGGAAACACCTGTGGATACGGCAAAAGAAATCTCACCGGTACATTCTTCGTATATTTCAAAAACTGCACAATTTCCGTTGATAAAACCCAGtatggaaacaaacaaatggaattCGAAGAGCAACCGAAAGTCATACCACTTAATTCCATTGTCATAGAAACAAACGGAATGCACTTCGACGCCTTTCAAAATATGACAAAACTTCATATTGACAACAGAGAAAAAATCACCAAATTAGAAAAAACCAATACTACCTTGATCGTACAACACGCAACAAGTCTGTTCATAATAATCATTCTAATTTTACTCACCGCATGGTGCTCTTTATTAAAAATCCACAATCTAAGAAAAAGAGTTACCATCACAGTAAAACCTCAGTTGACCCGAGACGGCTCAATCTAA
- the LOC126576964 gene encoding uncharacterized protein LOC126576964 isoform X2, with protein sequence MKKTSIVLLIILCNQIESSFLDIQDLTNNPGMFAIQIGTARIIEDYHLVIHRFDIGKYESIVQQYKNIIYELDEKFKTIKANSNKQQTLADSKQISDITNILKQKYEQTYSMVRNFKPIASKPKRAIDILGTVIKTITGNLDHNDYVDLSNKIDVLRLSTNKLITENNAQITINSEFEQRLNNITDAARTQAQEIHDFIRLSNFKSNDLGEIQQKIHLHNVIFSLDNIREQLNVIFESVQLAKLGILSKALLFPTEMNFIMNILLEEGLKIKSYDQAYEYLEPIAIHHNHQIHLLIKIPKLRSGSYSMLRIEPIPINQSVIHVQSKYAVINKHESYLIDKFNLIEGEYILKQINLQNVTNNQCEHQLFRANHSKCVFTQHDNYMEVTIIENYGVLIKNAQLTTFGNTCGYGKRNLTGTFFVYFKNCTISVDKTQYGNKQMEFEEQPKVIPLNSIVIETNGMHFDAFQNMTKLHIDNREKITKLEKTNTTLIVQHATSLFIIIILILLTAWCSLLKIHNLRKRVTITVKPQLTRDGSI encoded by the coding sequence ATGAAGAAAACATCGATTGTTCTATTAATCATCTTATGCAACCAAATCGAAAGCTCCTTCTTGGACATTCAAGATTTAACGAACAACCCTGGAATGTTTGCGATTCAAATAGGAACAGCCCGAATTATTGAAGACTATCATCTTGTTATACACAGATTTGATATTGGCAAGTACGAATCAATAGTACAGCAATATAAAAATATCATATATGAGTtagatgaaaaatttaaaactatCAAAgccaattcaaacaaacaacaaacattagCAGATTCCAAGCAAATATCAGACATCACAAATATTCTGAAACAAAAATATGAGCAAACCTATTCCATGGTCAGAAATTTCAAACCAATAGCTTCAAAACCTAAAAGAGCTATTGACATCTTAGGAACTGTTATTAAAACAATAACAGGAAACTTAGATCATAACGATTATGTAGACCTATCGAACAAAATTGATGTATTGCGTCTATCCACTAATAAACTAATAACGGAGAATAATGCGCAAATCACAATCAACAGCGAATTCGAGCAACGTCTGAACAACATAACGGATGCAGCAAGAACACAAGCACAGGAAATCCATGATTTCATCCGTTTATCCAACTTCAAATCTAATGATCTAGGTGAAATTCAACAGAAAATTCATTTGCACAATGTCATTTTCAGCCTTGATAACATTAGAGAACAACTTAACGTTATCTTCGAGTCTGTGCAACTAGCAAAACTTGGGATACTATCAAAGGCATTGCTTTTTCCAACAGAAATGAACTTTATAATGAACATACTTTTGGAAGAAGGACTTAAGATAAAAAGTTACGATCAAGCTTACGAGTATTTGGAACCAATAGCAATCCACCACAATCATCAGATACACTTGCTgataaaaattccaaaacttCGATCCGGCAGTTACTCTATGTTGAGAATTGAACCGATtccgatcaatcaatcagtgATACATGTACAATCTAAATACGCTGTTATAAACAAACACGAATCTTATTTAATAGACAAGTTCAACCTGATTGAAGGCGAATACATTCTAAAACAGATCAACCTACAAAATGTTACCAACAACCAATGCGAGCATCAACTGTTCCGTGCCAACCATAGTAAATGTGTATTCACACAACACGATAACTATATGGAAGTTACAATTATCGAAAACTATGGAGTACTTATTAAAAATGCTCAATTAACAACTTTCGGAAACACCTGTGGATACGGCAAAAGAAATCTCACCGGTACATTCTTCGTATATTTCAAAAACTGCACAATTTCCGTTGATAAAACCCAGtatggaaacaaacaaatggaattCGAAGAGCAACCGAAAGTCATACCACTTAATTCCATTGTCATAGAAACAAACGGAATGCACTTCGACGCCTTTCAAAATATGACAAAACTTCATATTGACAACAGAGAAAAAATCACCAAATTAGAAAAAACCAATACTACCTTGATCGTACAACACGCAACAAGTCTGTTCATAATAATCATTCTAATTTTACTCACCGCATGGTGCTCTTTATTAAAAATCCACAATCTAAGAAAAAGAGTTACCATCACAGTAAAACCTCAGTTGACCCGAGACGGCTCAATCTAA